The Onychomys torridus chromosome 2, mOncTor1.1, whole genome shotgun sequence sequence AGACATTGCTGAGAACAGCGTGGGTGGAGTGGGGAGGGAAAGGTCTGAGTGTGAATGTGCAGGTCTGGAGGCTAGCTGCTGGTTAGTCGTTGCTAGCCAACAACACTTCATGGAGCATGCTCTCTTGGACAGAGATCTGAGTAACACTCCTACAAGCAAATATAAGTAcacaggcagaaagaaaagaagccaaggaTGAAAGGCCAAATGCACAACAGAATGGGAGCCAGCTGAGAAGCATGATGGGTAATAAGCAAGGACACTCAAATCGAATGTGTAGATTTCAGTATTCTGATGCACCAGAGAGTTACTACTTAACGATAGTGTATTGAGTACTTCAAAATAGTGTCCTCACCACAAAGTATTTGTATAATTTAATTCTTATGTAATGTTTACAGGTATCGATTCACCACACTATGTctcataaatatatatagttattgtatgtGGATAATAAATATAATGCAAAGGCATGTGTACATTTCACCTCAATTTTCAAGTGTATGGGTGTAGATAACTGGTTTAGTGTTACAGTTGGTCTGAGCAAGTCTGAATGAAGAGATATGCCTGTTTATAAGAATGGTCAGAGCCGTCGagtatagtggtacacacctgtagtcccagcctGAGGGAGACTGGGCAAGAATTGAAAGGTCAAGACCAGCCCACGGGAGACTCCCCAccccaagtctctctctctgtgtctctctctctccctctgtctctcggtctctgtctctgtctctgtctctgtctctgtgtgtgtgtgtgtgtgtgtgtgtgtgtgtgtgtgtgtgtgtgtgtctttctctctttctcatatgcacacacaataccCACTCTGGGGTGTGTCTCAAGAAAGACAATAGCCAACATGTAGGAGACCACTTCATTTGTTTCTCTGAAGCCATCTTTTTCCCAGTTCATGCTCagtcttttatctttttctgagtatttaaatttatttccctATTCATTTCCATAGCTGATATGATGTAGGATGcaagagagcagcaagtgctaatGTTGCAGTGAGGTTTCCTGGGGAAGCAATTTCTATTCACCTCAGATACAGAGGGAGGAGGCATGTGGTACCGAATCTAGTTTGGTGAATGGAGCAGTTTAATTGGTATTGTTTATAGAAACATGGGTAGGGGTTACCTACAGGAAGATGGCCAACCTTCAAGCATGACACCTCTTtagagctcccctcccccagcaactgTTAATCAATTATATATCTTGGGAGAGAGGTGGGGTCTCACCAGCCAGTGagccctctccccttcctcaaAGGAATTATCACTGAGCCCAGCCTTGTAAGGCTCTCCTATAGGCAATCACAGTCTCTCTGATTGTAAGACACAAGGGTGTCATACCAGGAGGACAGAGCTCTACAACCCGGAAGCTGGTCCAGTTGGTGATCCAAGATAGATGTCAGGAGCAACCAAGGTCAAATCTATAAATTTAGAAACCAAGGAGGAGCTGAGCTGGGAGCAGCAAGGCTCACGGGCTGGAGATCACAGCCTCCTACCTCAACTCCTGGaaatgcaggcaggacactggcTTGATGCATTATGTGGTCCGATTACTCTTGCCTGGTGTCTTTCATTTTGGCCTGCTCTACCTCAGGAGATGGGTTCACAAAGTGTAGAAGTCCGAGCAAAGAGCCAAACACATTGCGCTTTCTCCCCTTTCTGGCCCTTGACTTATTTGGTGAGGTTCTTGAACTTCCCTTTCAAGCCACACATGTAGCCTCAATGATGTTTGGGTGTAATTGTTCAGCCCACACTTTCTAGACTGTCTCCTGCAAGTACTTATCCCATGTGCCCTGTGTTACCTGAAAGTCAGATGCAGAAGTTGAGCTGCTAGTCTCCACTACCTAAGCCGATGCATCTTTTACCTGTAGTATCCTCTCCTGTCCCGCATTAGATCAGGAATACCATTCTCTCTGCTGCCAATTGAATACGTtaccaaaagtttaaaaaataagaagcatTCCTTAGCATTATTAACGTTGATATAGCCCTTGGGCCGAGCCTTCCACGAAGAGTATTTGTGCATATTACCTCAGCAAATCCTCCCAATAGCCTTTAATAACAGACTTCTGTGTGTCTAGAGACAAAGTGCCTGGGATTTAGCACATTTAAATATCACCTCATGTTTCCTGATTGCTCATAGGAAAAAAGGCACCTGGTGCCAAGCTTGACCACCTGAGTCCCATGTCTGAGTCCAACATggtaggagaaaactgacttccacaaactatactctgacctccacatgtattcTGTAGTatccaaacacagacacacagacacacacacacacacacacaccaaaataaacgcatttaataaaaaaatctctcatgctttttattttaaaaaagggtctttctatgtagctcaggctagactaATATTTCTGatggtcctgcctcagcctcccaaatgctgggatgacaggcatggactaccacatctggctttttctcATGCTTTAAGTAGCTCTTTCAGTTACACAAAATTGCAGTGAGGTCATTGGACTCTGGACCCTGCTCTCTTGCTTCTATGGAACTTAACTCTGTTGTGTTGGTCTCAGGAAATCCTCACAAATTCAACCCTTCCTGTGGCTACAGCTTTACACTATTATATATCTGAGTCCTAAAAGTAGGTGATTTTACACTGAACCTGGTGGTCACCTGCTGGGTCCTTGACAATGTACCCAGCCTTCCCTGCCTGGCATTCTCATTGGCAAAGAGGAACCTTTCAGCCATATGACAGATCAATCATAGAGTTCAAACACCATAAcattaaagagagaataaaggcTCGGCTGACCCACATAAACGGGAGGGGTCCAGGGCTCTCTTGTCATTATACTTCCCTGTAGGAACTCCAGGAAACATTTTCACATTGTCTAACACAGAATGCACTAACTTCCTCCATTGTTTTCCAACAAACTAAACTTACTGGGCCATTTCCCTGCCGAAAATCCTCTGCATTCCTGTTCCCTTTGGACTTGACCTTGATGCCACACTGAGGCATTCAATTAAAATGGAATTAACCTCTTACAACTGGAATCATAAATGCCACACCTTGATGCTTCTGATGCCCTTGGTACCCTATGTGCCCTGTCTCAGGACTTGCCTCTCCTCACACACAAAACCTCTGGTCTTTCAAGACCCAACTTCTCAGGATGTTCTCCTCAAGTCAAAGTCAACCCATAGCCCGAGCTACTGAGCATGTTATTAACAGCATTACCCAAGCAAAGCTCGAAATTCCTGAGATGTAATTACTTACTCTAGGGAAAGATCCACTTTTGAATAAAAATCAAATCCAGTACCCTGTGATATGTCTGGTACATTGTAGATACCCATTATATATTGTGTGATAGTCAAATGTAATGCTCTTATAATTAACACACTtcaccttttctcctttcttgtctcccccccccccccccggcagtcACATGTGCCCCACAATGGCCTCAGACTCCCAATGTTGCCAAGGATAATCTCAAACTTTGATTCCCCTCCTGAGTGACGtggttataggtgtgtgcctccattCCTGGTCTATGGATTATTGGGGGTTGGACACAGGGATTCTGCATACTAAACAAGTCCTCCACCAACTAACAATGCTTCCCCAGCCCCACTTATCTTATTTCAATCCTATTATcgtaatatataattataatgatTGACTACAAGAGGCCGTTTTTATTAGGAGTAGTATGGCTTATTACACCTCTGCAAGAATTTCCCCCAATTGCAACTCAACCatccatatttttaaagaaggctAAAATGAACACATGGCTCATATTTTAAGAGCAAGATAATTATATAGATCATGATAATGACCCATGGATACTGGTAAATCCGTTGCGGCTTGATAATTACACTCCAAGGAGAATTCAGATTAGActgttccttgtttttttttttgttttttgtttttttttttcctgtagaagCTACAATTTAGAGTCTTCTTTAAAACCTGCAATGAAAGGACCTCTTCGGAATGAGAAAGACTAGAATCCTCAAGTCCTTGTAGctttcatctctttctctctttttttatgtgGCAAGAACAatcaattcaattttaaaatgtttcatcaATACACTGTTATTTTTTCCAAATTCTCTGAAAAACAGTTGAAGAAAAGTAACAAGAAAGGATTGTTGAGCTGAAACCTGGACAACTGTCATCACAGCTGGCGGGGGAGGGCATTCATTCACCAGACTTGACTTCAAACAACATTTCACTTAGAATAATTTGCTGTAGGTTTTGAAGTCAATAGCAAATCTGTCATTGGGAAAAGACTTCAGGCAAGTGCAGCATGGTTGAAGTCTGGTCAGCTCACTGCCTTCTAGGGCTGCCCCTGAAGTTCTGCTGGCATACTTATTAATTACACTTCATTATAATCATCATATAATTCTCTCCTAGTGAGGCCTGACCCTTATCTGTCagaaaatttattgtatttttttttctgtattctcagtgcctttatatatttattgtctaGAACATAACCGACTTTTAATAGATGTTTGTCAAGGAGACGGTACTCATTTGGATAAATGTATGTTCTGAACCTTAATGAAGGAGTCTGGATACAGCACTCGCTAAGGCTATTCTTGGTTCTTGCCCATTCTGAAGACTATCCCATTCGAAGACCCTCAGTTCTATGAAACCAGGCTCCATTTAAATTTAAGATGCatgaaatgtaaatcaaaataataaagtctAAAATAAAAGTGAGATAGTTTTGACAGCAGAATATTGCGGGTGGGAGCTGAGAGAGAAGCACTTTCTTGCAGTATTCATgatgaaagaaactgaagaaaacactTCGGAGTTACATTTCCAGATCTCTCAGTTATGCTCGCTCCTAGGCCAGAAGTCACTTTCATCCTTTGTTCTCCAAATGGAGACACAAGGATATTAAACCCACACAGATTACAGTAGATTAAAAAGTCTACTATAACAAAGTTAGTGAAGTACATATAGTCATCTTCATCATAGAGCAATCTACAGCCctgaatgataattttaaaaatattggaaaGAAAAGATTTCATATGATAGACTGTGGTTggtgttgtcaacttgacaagaccTGGGATACCTAGAAGACAAGCCTCCAGGCACACTTATGAGGGATTATCTAAATTAGGTTAGCCTATAGGCATATGTGTTATTCAGagttatattgctgtgaagagacaccatgatcatggcaattcttataaaggaaaacatttaattggggctggcttacagtttagaggtttagtccattatcatcatggtggggagcatggtggcatggtgctggagaaggagccaagagttctacatccagatccataggcagcaggaagagagaaagacactgggtctggcttgagtatctgaaacctcaaagaccacccccagtgatacacttcctccaacaaagccacacctactccaacaaggccacacctaatagtgccactccctaagagcctatgggggccattttcattcacacccCCACAGCATACCTGTGGGGGTTTATCCTGATTCTATTAATGAAGGTGGGAAGACGATgtgttttaatttgctttctgttgctgtgataaacatcttGACCAAAGCATCGtggagaagaaagggcttatttcatcttttaGCTTACAGTCTATCCtgaaaggaagccagggcaggagcctggaggcaggaactaagcaGAATCACAGAGGAACActacttactgccttgctccccatggctcgttcagcccacctgcccagggctggtaCTGCCAACAGTGTTGGGCCTTCCCATAccaatcattcatcaagaaaaggccccacagacttgcctacaggccaatcttatagAGGccatttctcaactgaggttccctctttccggacaactccagcttgtgttaagttgacacaaaTACTAAATCACAGTAAGCAGTGGGTgtccctcctccctggctgggatcctggagtGTGTAAGGAGGTGTACTCACTGCGTTCTGCTCCCGATTGTGGacgcagtgtgaccagctgccccattGACTGCTCTGCTAAGGTAGACCCTGTCCTTGAGCCATGGGCTGAAATAAGCCTCTTCTCCTTTAAGTGgcttttgttggggtattttttaatcacatcaccagaaaaagagacaaagtgaTGTGTTTATAAGGTGAACTTAACATCAGTAACCAGTTAAAAACAAACTGAGGCAATACTGAGGACATTCACAGCACTGACCAACCTCTTTCTAGTCTCTAAACATTTTTTATTGCTTCAAAGGgatatgtgagcctgtggggcagTTGTGTCCAGTgatgtgagcctgtggggcagTTGTGTCCAGTGAGGTGAGCCTGTGGGGCAGTTGTGTCCAGTgatgtgagcctgtggggcagTTGTGTCCAGTgatgtgagcctgtggggcagTTGTGTCCAGTgatgtgagcctgtggggcagTTGTGTCCAGTGATGTGAGACTGTGGGGCAGTTGTGTCCAGTgatgtgagcctgtggggcagTTGTGTCCAGTGAGGTGAGCCTGTGGGGCAGTTGTGTCCAGTGATGTGAGACTGTGGGGCAGTTGTGTCCAGTGAGGTGCTGGCCTCAGACCCGGCTACCTGACTCTTGGTTTTGCTCTGGGGATTTCCCTAATCCTTATATGTATGGAACCATAGTCTGGGACCATTGTCTAGCTTTTTTCCCGCTTAATGATCTGGAGGTTCACCTGCCTTTGGTCGTTGTCTTCCTTTTATGGCCGAAAAGTATTCCACCCTGTGTGCAGACTGCAATGGGCCTGTTGGTTCTTCGCTCTGTGTCTGTGGGAATAGGGCTGTGCAAATACTGGGGTACTGCCCTGAATCGCTTTAATAATAAGTATTTGAGACCAGTTTGAGGACTAGTAACCATAATTTTGGGGTAGAGTGATTAAGAATgacttattttatattatttagaaCATTGAGCCTAAACAGACCAGATTCCATTTATTTGCATGTAATGTGAAGGAAATAAACTTTGCCTAATTGGATTTTTGAGTGAAATCCTGTAACATACTTAGAAAAATGTGGGTGGCACCCAGTAAGTACTGaattcatgatttttatttatttgtgtgtgtgtgtgtgtgtgtgtgtgtgtgtgtgtgtgtgtgtgcgctctctctctctcacagaagccagaaaaggacatcagacccctggagctggagttacaggtggtagtgAGCCATCTGAACTGGGTACTGGAAATGGTActgtggttctctgcaagagcagctagttcCTTTAagggctgaaccatctctgcagcccctccatGATATTTACAACCCCGTATTACTTTAgttatgtttaaaacattttctttaatgcaTTGCTTGCTGGAGTtatacagggttttttttttttttaagtgcatttTCATGGGGCACACTTAAGGTGAATGATACATTTACTAATGGTCATTCCAGCTGGTGCCAGTCAAATGCAATTAGATTTGGTGGATctcacttttctccttccaagTTTCAATTCATATAATCAAGGGACTTATTCTCCTGCTCTCCGCCAGAACTCTTCCAGCCTTTGTTTCTGCTTCTATTTGTGTCCCAAACACAACCTGCCAGGTTGTCCATCTTAGGGGGCAGGGGGACCAATGAAAAACAATGATTTCTTATACACAACTAGGAAATCGGATATGCTTAGGTCTTATGAAATATACTAAACCTTTCCCCGGAATCTTTGCTTCTTAGATAAACCTCTTACGTTATTTTTCATGGATAACTTAAACTTTGCCAAATACGCACATCTTGATGTATTAGAATTGAGGCTGGGAGTTCTCCCGGCTGTGCAGTAGTGCCTTGGGGAGCCCGGGTTGGGGAGGTGAGGCTAGGCGCAAAGGGCCAGGGCAGCGTAGGCTAGGGGTTCGAGTCCCACCACCACACAGCATCCTAGCTCAAGCAGGTGTCATGGGGGAGGGGCGGAGCATCGGGGCGTGGCTGGGCTGGACTGGGCGTGTCTCAGGGCTCCGCCCTCCTCCCGCGTCGGCGGCTGCGGCGCCTCCCCCGCCCGCGCGCCCTTGCTCCGCGTCCGGCCCGCCTCGCCCCCGCGCGGCCTCTCCGCTTTCTCTCCCGCTTCGCTCCGGCCTCGCCGAGTCTGCAGCGGGGCTCCGGGAAGATGGCGGCGCGGGGAGGCAGCGCGGGGGGCGCGGGCCTGGGATCGGGACCTTCTGCTGGGACGGCGGGGGAGGCCGCGGAGCCCGCGCTGCGCTCGGGAGAGGTGGCCGCGCTGCACCCCCAGGAGGTGGCCGCGCGGTTGCAGCGGATGCGGCGGGAGCTGAGCAACCGGCGGAAAATCCTGGTGAAAAACCTGCCCCAGGACAGCAGCTCCCAGGTAGGGGCACCGGGCTGGGGCGAGCGGGCTGGGCTTGGGGGACACCGCAACCCGGGGGAGTCCATGCTGGTCCCTCCgcctgggagaggcagagagaggaggaaggtatGCGCACCGAGCCCCAAACCCTGTGCCTCGACGAAACCCTTCTGCTGCCTGCGAGGGCGGtgtgttgggaaactgaggctgggaaagGTGGAGTCGCCCGTGCAGGCTCGagtggggggtggagtgggatcTGGGGCGGCTGCCGCCACGTCTGGCCGGGACTTTGTGTTCCCTCCAGCCCACCGCGGCTGTTGTAGGTGAAGGCGCGTGGAGGGAAGCTGGGGAGCTCAGATTTAGGGGACTGGCTTCCGGAGCCTCTCTCGAGAAGGGAAGGGGTCCCGCGTAGGGTGTTGGGGACTTCCATTGCCACGGGGGCGGGGTCACGGGAAAGCTGAGAGAGTTCTGCTGCAGGAGCACTTGACCAAGTTTGTATGAAACAACTTTGCTCCGCTTGCTAAGGCCCCAGAGAACGGAGGTTGATACTGCGCCGGAGACTCTTGCAGCCTTCTGCCAAACCAAGTATGGCAGGATATGTTCCTCAGTGGCTTGCGCGGAGTTTAAAGTTAAGCTGCTccgtgcctttaatccagattaACTGTTGCTTCTGGATTATAAAGCCTGGATcgatttaacttttattttctgattgCGAAAGTTAAAAGCTTATTATAGGAGATCTGGAGAATTTGGAGGATTTACCTGGGgttcatattcattcattctcagTCATAgtttcacccccacccccattgtctctctgtctttccctccctccctccctccctccctccccctctctcttttggaGACAGCATCTCAAGTATCCCAGgagggccttgaactcctgatcctccttcctccacctacCATATGCTGAGATTTCAAGTGTGCATCACACACTCAGCAAAatagtcctgtgtgtgtgtgtgtgtgtgtgtgtgtgtgtgtgtgtgtgtatttcttccaAGACTTCATGAATGCATAccgcactctaccagctgagctacagccccCGGGATGTtatctttctcccttttcttgtGCACATGTCTGCATGTGCCTTTGTTTTTATCAAAACCATGAAACAATGTAATATTCTTTAGGTTACTTACATGTGCAAAAGCTTGCACATTTCACATATAGGTATTCGACTATGTAAACTAAATGTGGTGAGCTGCCCTGGTAGATAGGCCCTCAGAAGGAATTTCATAAATCCAGATAGGGCAGATTTATGAAATGCCTTTGTGGTCCATACACAGAGTTGCAAGGGGACTGGCTAGTGACAGTTGTAGGTTCTCTGTGACTCACAGACGATGACAAACACCTCCCTCATTACTGTTGGTGGACCTTATGTAGAAACAATAAACGTGAGCCTACAACTTCATAATGTCTAGGTGGGAACAGCTCACTCTTCCACTTAGGGGTACCACACTGCCTAGTTTCCTCTGCCAGGTGATGTTTTGGGTCATGACCTGAAGCACCTCCACAAGGGAAAGGCAGCCTTCTTGCTCATGAATAGGGAAGGTCTCCATGGAGCTCAGGGGGAGGGGGGCTTGGGAGAAGCAGATGGCATGTCTACAGAACAAATTAGACAAGTATCGACTCTGATAGACAATCTAGCGGAAGATGGAGAAGTGTCTGGATTTCCTCTGTAGAATGTCAACTATTTCTGTTCTAACATTTCCCTGCATGAagtctaaaaatatttaatgcaaaTTCGAGTCGGTTCTGTCTGTTCTTGCCTCACTGTTATCCTTTGTGTTTGTGTTCCCAAAAGAGTTGGAAAATAAATGCGAGGGTCTTAGGAACTATTTCAGTCCTACCTCGTATCTATGGCGGCAGAAGGCTTTTGGAGACTTACATCTGCGATTGTTTCAGGGCGGGatgtatttttttccctctgttatGAACTTAAAGTGATGATAAGTCTCAGGATTTTCTGTAAAAGTAGCAAGCTTAAACTAGCCAAAAATTGGTTTAAGCTGTTTCAGTGAAGTCATTTAAATTCTTACACCAAgctcagttttttgttgttgttgttttgtttttgtttttagagacagggtttctctgtgtagcattggagtctgtcctggatctctctctctctctctctctctctctctctctctctctctctctctctctctctctctctctctctctctaccaggctggccttgaactcacagggatccgcttgcctctgcctcccaagtgctgggattaaaggtgtgaaccaccactgcctggccccaagCTCAATTCTTATGCCACTTTTTCTTTCAGAACTGGAGATTCACCTAAATAAGTCAAAACAGAACTGCCAGTTAGTGGTTTAGCAAAGGTTTCCTAACATGTCCTGACATCCTTCTTTTCTCTAGTAGTGTGTGTAATAAAATGCTTTGATAGCTCTGATACACAGTTTTGAAGTCTAAACAGGTCTGTGTTAGGTTACATGTAAACTATGTTGGAGCATGTTCTTGACCCTCCCCCACTTCCACCACAAGTCCCCATCCTCAGCACTTGTTCATAACTAACAGTGGCCGATGTTACATGCGTAAGTAAAGTAGGCTTAAGTACGTGAActtcaaaaaagaatgaaagtccaATAGATAATGTTTGTTTAATATTGGCTGTTTTTACTTGTCCAGTAAAATCCAATTTTTGTGTTGTATTTTCATGAACATGTTCACGATGactttttttgttccttttgggTTTTGTCTTTTACTAACTTCCCTTGAcaatgatttttctttcctcaatgactattttttctgttctcttttggtttttttggtttttgttttgagacagagtttctctgtataacagccctggctgtccagtaactcactctgtaggtcagtttggcctcaaactcagagatctgcctgtttctgccttccgagtgctggaattaaaggagtgcaccacctcctggctaggttttgttttcaatttactAATCAAAGTTtaactttattatatatttttcaccAGGAGAGACTATTTTATATTACCTGTACTGAAACTTCATACTTTAACTGTTATAAAATGGCTGTGTTTATATATTAATCAGATATTTGAAATACTCTATTTCGAGATGAGTttgtgtattcattcatttattttaaaatatcacactAAGGGCTGGCCTGTTTGGCTTCCTGTCACTGTGACTAGAAACCATGACAGAAAAAAGGGGTTGTTTCAGTTTACAGTTTATTGTTCATCATCAGGGGAAGCCAGGGTGTgtagtcagagcaggaacctggagtcagaaacctggaggcaggaacctggaggcaggaacctggagacaggaactggaggcaggaaccagagCAGAGGCCTAGGaaagctgctttctggcttgctccc is a genomic window containing:
- the LOC118577937 gene encoding ribonucleoprotein PTB-binding 2-like, which gives rise to MAARGGSAGGAGLGSGPSAGTAGEAAEPALRSGEVAALHPQEVAARLQRMRRELSNRRKILVKNLPQDSSSQEVHELLQDYELKYCYVDRNKRTGERRSRHFIFL